In Bacteroidota bacterium, the genomic window AAAGTTCCCCCCGAGCGCCGCGGTGGGGGACGAAAGTATTCCTCACCCATCGCACCCCCCCATTTTTATGGGTGATTCGATGTTCGATTGGGGAGGTCTCCTCTCCGCGAAGAATACGCCCGGATTGTTCTTCGACCATTGCCCGGTCTTCGGGCGCTATCATCTCGAACCAGAGATACGGCTTCGCCGCGAATTCTGAGCTTTCGTAGCCGGTCACCGTAGCGCAGCCGGGGCCATGCACCGTTTCGACAGGGCGGCCGTCAACAACATGAACGGTATAAATATAGTCGGTGACAGCGTTGCTGATGCGCTGATACCGTTCTTCGCTTTCAAGAAGAGCGTCTTCCGTCTGTTTCCGCTCAGAGATATCGCGGCCCGTTGTGTGCATGTAGGACGACCCAACGACGGTGATCGGCCTGTTGCTGAATTCCACATCGATTTTTGTGCCGTCGCGTCTCAGAATCTTTGCTTCTGAGACGATCTCCTCTCCGTCGAAAATTCTCTGATGATATTTCTCGTATGCCGCTAAATCGGGTTGATCGTGCAGGTCGGGGATCCTCATCGTGAGGAGCTGTTCCCGGGGGTACCCGGTGAGCGCACAAGCGGCGTCGTTGACCGCAACAAATCGAGACGTGCGGTCTGTAATAAAAACAGAATCGCGCGAACCTTGAAATATTGCCTCCTGCCATTCGAGGGCTTGCTTCAGTTCCTGCTCGGAGGTTTTCGTTTGAGTGATATTCCGGACATGAGTGATAAAGTAGAGCGGTTTTCGTTGATGGTCACGGAGCAACGCGCTCGAAACATTCGCCCACAAGAGCCCCCCGTTCTTGCAAACGAATCTTTTTTCCAGGTTGATTTTTTCCTCACGGCCGTTCGGAGCGCCTTCAATAAAAGCGCGCGTCTTTTCGAGGTCATCGCGGTACGTGATGTCCATAACGCTTAATTGCCCCAGTTCTTGCCGGTCGTAACCCAGCAAACGGCACATTTCGTCGTTGATCATCAGAAAGTGTCCATCAAGTCCTGTCAGGCAGATTCCGACATTCGCGTTCTCCATTGCTTCGCGGAAACGCTCTTCACTTCCTTCCAAGACGCCTGGGATGAGTTCAAACGGGACAACGAATGATGCGGAGATGAGGGTGATGCTGAAGATCATCAACAACCATGCTGACAACGAATGCACGTACTCATCAGGAGAAAGGCGGTAATCGAACTTTCCCGAAACGAACAGAGCGCCAATGACACATAAGAAGACAAACGTGAGAACGATGCTTGCATAAGCAGATCTCCGGTGGCCAAGGAGCATAAGGTAGAGGGAAATGATCGGCCCCAGGACAAAGGTGGCTGAGAGCAGTCCCATACTGGCTGCGCCGCAAATCACGTACAATGAGAAAATCCCGACCATCACCAGCGCTGCGTGATCGGCGCGGAGGCGGTTTCGAGCAAAAAGCAATCCTCCTGCAGCACACACCATCACCAGTTGCACGATCATTAAGGGGGGGAATCCCATCATCGGGATTCTTGAGAACGAAATGACGGTGGTGATGAAGAGTGCCGTGAAAAAAAGAGGAATAAGCCGCCTTGTGATGTTGATGCGCAACGATTCGACGGAAATGTAGAAACGCTCTTCGCTACTGTTCAAAGGATCCTTCTCTAACAAAGTTCATCGATCCGCCCCGCCGGCCGGCGTCAGCTCCCTGATCCATCCTTAAATCTTAATCGCCGAAAGAGGAAAACCCTATGTAGTCTATCGGCATTTTCCCCATAAATTTTCGGCCGGAATCTTAAAAACGATATATCATTAAGTCCACAAGAATTATGCCTTTAAATCATACCGCATAATTAGGATTCTCAAACTAACTTATCAGAAATAGGAAGAATTGTGGCCGAATTCGCCAGGGTGAAAAATGAAGGAATGGAAAGGGGACCAATGATGAGACTGCTGCGACCAGCAACAGGCAATGTAAGACGATTTATCCACAGGTTTGCATAGCACCGTAAAACCCAAACGTCTTCAAAATTCTCCCCAGGCCGGCATTATTCATCGCCAACAATTCTCGTCGTCGGAAGCGGCCGCTTGCAGGGTTCTCCGCGAGTCGTCCTGCGGTGGGGCCGACCGCAGTTATGTATAATCTTGAGTCAGGGGGAGAGGGCTGTCATTTGATCGCGCGACCACCACAGTCGCATCCTTCTGTTGCGCCGTATCAGCAAAAAACTTTCGCCGTACTGTCTGCTGTTGATGGGATCGGGGCCGAATGGCATCCAAAAAGCGCGTCGTGAGATATGATGATCTTTGATAGCGGCCATCTCTCTGTCGAAGCCGGAGACATCTTCTTCTCTCAAACCATCCTCGAATTTTGTGATACTCGATGTTAAAAGCATGCCCGCTCGTTCTTCCGAAGTGCTCTTTTGCACTTCAAACGGAGTCGTACAGCAGGCAGCGAAGCAGTCTTTCTGGAAGACATTTCCATCGGGGGCGGCTTGGTGAGGAAAAGTTTTTAACGTTGGTTGGGCAGGAGGAATACCGCGGCTCTCCGAGCAATTGCTTTCATCATCTCGAACCAGGTTCAGCGCAAAGCCAAAGTATTTGCACCATGAACGGTCGGGGAGAACATTCATGCGGAGTGGAGTCAAATCATGCGCAGAACGCCGGAATTATTTTTTTCATGAGGTTGACAAGGTGAGCATTAACCAGTAAATTACATCAACGCTTCTGCTGTCGTCATTCAATCCCAGCCCTTGTAGTTCAACAGGATAGAACGGGAGTTTCCTAAACTTCTAATCGCAGTTCGAGTCTGCGCGAGGGCACGATGGTCGCGAACCATCGTCCCCCGTCAGCGTTGAATCCAGCCTCAAAAATTCTTCTGAGAAGTCTATTTCTTTACAGGTCCCAGAGGAAGGAGAACCTTCCCATAAACTTCATTTAAGACCTGTGCCACTCCGGCATATGCTGCCGACAGTCCGCAAAAGATCCCTTCGAAACCGGTGAATTGTTTCAGGGATGCGCTGTCGGTGGCGTCGCCGATGGCAAGAAGGAAAAAGAGGAGGGTCAACGATCCGAAGACCACCTGCAAGGCTCTTGAGAGCTTCAGGGTGCCTACAAAAAGGCACAGGGTGAAGATCCCCCACGAAGTCAGAAAACAGATCATGCCGGTTTTTGACGTCGCTTCGGCAAATCCCAATTTCGGCATGACGATCAGCGCGACGAGGATAAGCCAGAAAAATCCGTACGAGGAAAAAGCGGTCGTGCCGAAGGTGTTGTTCTTTTTCCATTCCATAATTCCAGCGACAATTTGAGCAAGACCGCCGTAAAAGATCCCCATCGCCAGGATCATCGAATTCAATTCGAAGAATCCAGCATTATGGATGTTGAGGAGTACCGTCGTCATGCCGAAGGCGAGCAGCCCAAGAGGGGCTGGGTTGCCCGTTGTGTCTTTTATTTCATACCGTGCGGCGTCGCTCATGGAACGTTCCTTTCACAATGGTGGATGATCGGAAAAAGACTTCTTTCTTTATTACCGTGATTTCGCTGACGTTCGGTTTTTATTGAGCGATCACTTCGGCGTTGCCGGAGCGATGATTCGGCTTAAAATTTCCGGGACTGCTGACTCCCGTTCGAGATATGGATACCGTTCACCCCCGTGATAGTCCGTTGAATACGTTCTGTAGAACTCTCCGTTTGCGGCAAGCAGTTCAAGCGGCTGGGATGAGGCGGTGCCGAGTCTCAGTGCGTCGCGAACGATCTCCTTTGAATATTTTCGGCCGTTGACCGCAATTAATTTCATCCCCGGGCCAAGCCCCGCTTTATAGGCGGGCGTTCCCGGAATCACGTCGGTGATCGTTCCATCTTCTTCCAAAGACAGGCCGAGAGAGAAGCGAAGGTCCGTGATTTTTTTGCTCTCCTCGATCGATTTTTGCATCTCGTTCATCGTATCGCGGTAGACCAGCTTCCACCCGCTTTTCTCGATGCCGTTCAATGGAGCATGGGCATCAAGAGAACGGAGCCGGGTCTCAAAGAACGACCTCCAATCGAACGGCGCTACTCTATTCATCGTTGACACGACCTCGTCAAACTCATACGGCTTGACCTCGGGTCCATTATTGGCGCCGCCATGGAATAGTTTGCAGAAATCGTCGAGCGATTTTGCGCCGCCGGTAAGCTGCCTGATCTGAACATCCGCTTCCAGCCAGATAAGCTCTCCTTCATCATAAAAATCGACGTCCCGTCGCCACGAATCCCAATCGGTCCGCGCGTTATACAGAAGCGAGGCCTCATCGTTGGCGTCCTGCAGCGGGCGCCATGTCCTTCCGGGGCGGTTATCCATTTGCGCCGCGACAAGAGCCAAGTCATCCCGAAACTCCCCGGGTGTAAGAAGCCCGGACCGTGCCGTCAATATCGCGCCCAAATATTCAGTCAATCCTTCGTATACCCAGAGGAGATCGTCCTTCATCGGGCTTGAGTAGTTGCCGGTGGCGAGTCCTGCGGGGCGGCGAAACTTTCCGTTCCATGAATGGACGAACTCATGCGGCAGCAGGCCGGCACGGGCTCTGAACAGATCTTCATCAATGACCGTTCGCTCCGCCACTCGATCATCGCTGCACTGATGATGCTCAAGCCCGAAGTGCGCGACCTCATCGCTGAGCGTATAAAGAAAATCGTAATGCTCATAGTGGTGGGAGGCAAAGAGAGCGTTGGTTTCCGTTACGAGATGTTTGTAGGCCTTGATCTGTTCGGGGGGAATGTTGAGCGCGGCCTCGTTGTCGCTAAGTAGATTGAGAAAATGCGGTACCCCCGACGAAGGTGTCAGGTCGACACGGCGAAGATGGGCCCCCGTTAAGAGAGGGGAGTCGATCAGCATCGTCAATGAAACCGGCGCGAACACGATCGAATTATTCGACTGAGTCTTTGGTGTGAGTGCAGAGATAAATTTCCAGCCTGAGGGAATTGTCAATGTCGGATCGACGGTGATGTTACCGGGGCTTGCCGAAAGCGGGTACACGATCACCTGGTTCCAGCTAAGGACGAGGAGCTGTGCTGTTGATGATGCCCCTGAGGAGAACCCTTCGGCTTGCGGGGGCAGGATGAAGTCAAACGACACGTCGATCTTACCGACTCCGGCAGGGACGGTGCAATGTATTTCGTACATCTCTTCAAGATCCCTCCGCCACGAAAGCGTTCTTCCATCCGCAGTGATTTTCAAGCCGGCCATATCGATGACCGGTCCGCTTGGTTCATGTTCTCCCGGTATCCATTTTGGATAGAACAGGTCTACGGTCCCCGCGTGAACTGCGATCGATTCATGCGAGTGCAAGATCTTGCGGGGTGCGTCGGTTGCATCGACGGCGAGCGATATGACGGAACGCTCGGTCTGGGAGAAGACGCGCGGCGATGTGTACCAGAAAAGAAAGACTGCCGAGCAAGCAAGAGCGTACCCGGAAATCCTGGACGTTCGAATCAACTTCAGAGGAGTCTGAATGAGGGCAGGGTTAATCATTGGTGGTTTCATCCAAAAAAATGAATAGATAATGGCCGCGCTTGGCGGTTTTCAGTTTCAGTCATACTCTAGTCGGGGAGATTTGGAGAAGAGTGTGCATTCGTTCGCCGCGAATGTTCCAAGTCTCCGGTTGGCGTCGATTATATACCAAATAAAATAGTGAGTTGCAAGTAGGGGGGCTCAGCAGGGAGCGGGGGACGTTTGTTTTGAATGGCATACAAGGAATTTACCCCCTTGAGCGAAGACGCGGCGCTTTCGTCCTCCCGAAGGGCTGCAGCGTGTTGGTTTTCTTCGATCCATCCATTGAAGAGACCCCACTGCCGGACATCACCCCTCAATCGTCAGGTTGTGGCGCCAATAAAAACCCCGCTCTAAGCGGGGCTTGTCGATCACTGTTTTAATAAATGACGGCGTATTTACTTCATAAGTATAAGCTTTCTTATTCCAACATAGTTTCCCGCTTGCATCCGGCATAGATAGACTCCGCTGGGCAATGAAGAAGCGAAGAAGACGGCTGTATGAATGCCGGCGGTCTCATGTCGATTGACGAGCGTCTGGACCTCTTTTCCAAGCATGTCGTAGATCTTCATCGTCACAAAACAGTTGAGCGGAAGCTGATACGTTATTGTCGTTGCCGGATTGAACGGGTTCGGATAATTTTGCAGAACATCGAATCTATCCGGAATTGTACCCGACGATTTGACGCCGGTGATCGTCATATTCACTTCATTCGAATACCCGGATCTGATAAATCCGTTATATCCGCGAACACGATAAAAGTATGTGTTCCCGGGCATCCCTGATGTATCAGAATACGTCGATGCATTTGTGGGAACTGAATCGATGACGGCATAAACGCCGGCTGTGCCGAGTTTTCTTTCTATGTAATATCCGTTTTCTGAGCTTGAGTTATCCTGCCACGTCAGGCCGACGACGGCGCCGGATAGTTGCTGGACGGTCAGATTTGTCGGGGGCTGCATCGGCGTAACGGCAGAGGCAACATTTGACATGGAGGAGTTCCCGGCGAAATTCACTGAGTAGACCGAATAGTAATATTTGCTTCCGTCCGCAACTCCGTAATCAGACACCGAGGTGGTATTTGCGGAGAGATTTGCCACCGCTGCCCAATTTGAAAGCGTGTCGGTCCTTCTATCGACGATATACCCGGTCTCGTTTGTTGCGTTGTCGCGCCAGGTGAGGTCGATCCTTCCAGAGCTGACCGCTGCGGCTGTAAGCCCCGATGGGGGAGCAGGGAGCCCCACTGACGAAGCTCGAATGCTGCCGTTCACAAGCATTACTGTCGGCGCCCCTTCATTCAATAGGAATTGAACGATTGTCAAGTTTGAAACGGCCCCCAAAGCGGCGTAGGGGGGGACGACAAAGCGCAGTTTGAACAAAATTCCTGCCGTTGTCAGACTGGATGAACCTGCAGCCGCCACGGCGATTTGATTCCCGGAAACGTTGGTACTGTAGGCCCATGAAGCTGTGATCGACCCGTTCGAAATCAGGCCAAGAAGATGAACGACCGATGAATCGAACGCGATGGTCGATTGTAAACTCTGCACATGCATGGAGGGGGTCACCGGCGAGAGAGCAACCGGAACATCAACGGTGTCGCCGATAACAGCCACCGTATCGGCAAGACTGACCCGGGCGGCGTAGATCTCTATAGGAAATGCTGAGCCATTCCCGCCGTAGATGTCGGCCGCACGCACCGAGATTGTCCCGCTTTTCAGCGCTGTCAGCAGGCCGCCTGCGCTAATCGTTGCAACGGTCGAGTCGGATGTGGACCACGAATATGGAGGAGTCCCTCCGAACGGTGTGAATCGCAGCGTATCGCCCACAATTATTTTTGCGGTTGCTGGAGACAGCGTGAAGCTTGTTAAACTTATCGCCTGAAAAGTAGCCGATGTGGAATCTCCCGCCAAATCTTCGTTGAAGAGGATGTTTGCAGGAGCTATTATCGAATAGCCCGAATTCTCTTTTGAGACTTTACACTGAAGATAAAGGAGAATTCCGCTTCCGTTCAACGGAGTTGATCCGGCAAACGAAATATTTGCCATGCCCCCCGCGGCGAGATTGAAAGCCGGGGCTGGATACGATGAGAGGAGCGTGCCCCCCTGAATCACTCCGGTCGGAGTTATAATGCTCGGATTGAATTGGACCTGGAAAAATCCGGAGGTCACATTCAACCCCGACAGGTCCGTCGTGCAAAGGGGAACGTTCAGCGTTTGTCCCTGTGTGTTCGAAGTGTCCCGGATAAAGAGTCTGAACGGCCGCACCTCAATACTACCGCCGGCCGTATCGATTGTTCCGGCATCGTCCCTTGCGATGACTTTCGTAAACCCGACATGACGCGCGGTCAGGAGGCCGCTGGAATCGATCGATGCAACGGCAGGGTTTGTCAACCACCAATGATAGGCACCCGTCCCGCTGTATGCATTGAACTGCACTTGATCGCCGACGGCCAATAATGCGCCGGCGGGATAGATCTGGAGGGTAAGAGCGGGAGCGATGTGAATGGCTCCCGCGCTAAGGATGACGGGAGGGTCTCCTTCGTTCAGAAAATTGCTTGACGTTCCTCCTGAAAAAGAAACAGAGACATCTCCTGGATTCAAGAGCCTGAAGCGGAGATACACCAGAATACCTTTGCCCGCAAGCGGAGTCGAACCCGCGGCGGCAAGCGTAAGCGTGCCGGGAGAGAGGATGTTAAAGTCTGCCGATCCGAGTGTTTGAGTCAAACTGCCGCTTACAATCACCGTATCGAATGCCATGTAGTAGGTGTTGTAGCTGATTTGAAGCTGATACGATGTAACACCTTTGCCTGTAAGGCTTGAATCGACATAGACGGGGAGCGCAAATTTCGTCCCGCTCACGACGCTGGTATCGTGGGTGCTTATCCCCACTTGCGCCTTCACCTGCGGCAGAGAGATCACTGTCAGCAGAAGTAGGGAGGCCAACCTAAAAGTTCTAACCATAGAGCACCTTTTATGATAATCAAAGTATTATTAGCCGATCGCTCTGCGGTTTATCACTTCAGGAGCAAAAGTTTCTTTACCTGAACGAATTTCCCAGCAGTCATTCTATAGAAATAAACGCCGCTGCTTATGTGCGCTCCTGCGTTATTTGTGCCGTTCCATACAACTCTATAGGTGCCCGCTTTTTGATTTTCGTCGACGAGGGTTTTAACGGCCTGGCCTGTCATACTGTAGATCGTCAACCGGACATGTGTGTTATCTTCCGGCAGCTGGTAGCCGATGGTCGTCGATGGGTTGAAAGGATTGGGATAGTTCTGATCGAGCGAATATGAGGTCGGTTTCCCCACCACCTTGATGCTGCCGGCGGCTGCGCTGCTCGTTAAGTCGGTTTCGTTGGCGACAAATCTCTCTACCTCGATCTTTGAATCGATCGTTCCCCGAACGTCGTTTGAGACCCTGAATGCCGCATAGGCAAAGGCTCCGCTGTTCTTCATGACGCCGGTCCCTGCCAACGCAAGCTTTGTTGTGCCGGCCGCTTGGTTGCTGAATGATTCGAACGAGAATCCGTTTGAAGCATCTGTTGTCCCACCTTTTAAAAAGGTGAAGACGGAGGGATCGTACTTCAGCGTGATTTCTGCGGAAGCAACGCCGGCAGCGTTCTGAAGGTCGAGCATCACCACCAACGAATCTCCGCGACCAGCCCCCGTACTTTCAACGGTAAGCAGGGCGTGGGTTGCCTTTTCCAATGCGATGAGCTCTTTCCCTTGCCGGGATAGTTGCTTCGTCGAAGATGCTATCTCGCTGGGGAAGACATTAATGAGGCCGACAACATACTGAAGCACCAACGACGCATCGTAAGCAGTGATACCCATGGCGCCGCTGACGTCTGCCACGCTCTGCTGGATCGCATTCAGCGTATCTCCGCTAGGGTTGACGACATACTTCAGGATCAGTGAGGCATCATAGGCCTGGACGTAGCCGTTGAGGCTGACGTCGCCCGCGATCGGGTTGGCCGAGCCGCTTCCGAGGAAAGGAACATAGTTGACGGAATCTGTCACCGTCTGTCCGGTGCCGTCAGGATTCCCTGCATTCGTCGGCCCGGAATTATTTCCCCACCAATTCCATCGGGCATCCAGGTCGAACGATTTGTTGACGTTATTGATTCCGTTGTCAAGATTGTTGTAGATATCACAATAGTTCACTGCAGGATTGGAGGAACCGAATGCCGCGACGCCGTTGCCGTTGTTCGTCAACGAACTGTACGTTATGGTTGGACTTGCATTGAATGCCATGACTGCCGCACCGTACATATACATGTTGTTGATCCACGTTTGATTGATCCCGGCGTAACGGAACGCACAATGCGAAAGTGTGCACATCGGGTCCAGCGATTGATCGGCAAATGAGATCCCCGTCCATCCTTGATAAGCGTAGGACCAATTGCCGTTCCAATAGGTATCGGTTGGGTGCGATGTTGTAGTGTCGGAGTTGGTATCCCCGCCATAGAAATCATCACGGATGTCGGTAAAGACGATCGTGCTGTCGGCCGAAGCCGCGCCGACGGCAATCAGCCCCTTATTCACATTCATCCCGGTGCCGGGGGTGAATTTCAGGATAACCCCCGGAGCGATCGTGAGGACAGCGTTGCTTCCCACGGTGTAGTCGTTGAAGAAATATGGGATGCCGTGAATTCCGCCAAAGGTACGCTTCGCAAGCGTCACGTCCGAGGCGAGCGTTTCCGTGATCACGCCGATGGCTTTGTACGTCGTGCCGCAGATGGAGTCCGCCAGGGTCGATCGGGGGTACGACACAAGAGAAATGTCCATCGGAGCAAAGACCAGGTTCCTGAAGAGGCACGAATCGAGCGACGGCGTCGAGACGCTGTTCAGTGAAACGCCCCAATTGTCGGAATCGAAAATGCAATGAGTGATCGCCGGAGCGGCTTGCTGCAGCGATACTCCGACATCGGTGAAACGGAAAATTCCGTATCGTACGGCGCATATGCTGTCCACGCTGACGTCGTTGAACGTGATCCTGCTGAAACTCTGTATTGTTGGCTTCGTCGCCGAACCGTCGCCGTTCGTGTCCTTGGGATTTCCGTATGCATCATCGGCCGGATCGGTGAAGACGTCCGGATTTGACGATGTCCCTTTGATCGTCAGCCCGCCGTTCACGACCCATTGCCCATTCTTGAAGACGATGCCTGCTGGAACGGTGATGGTCGTTCCCGTATTGATCGAACATGTGGAAAAGAGAAAATACGTGATGTCGTTGTACCCTCCGAAGTTTCTGACCGGAACGGTTGCATCGAACGAATACGTCTCCGGCACCACGCCGAGCGCCATGTACCCGACATTGAGCGCACTGTCCGTCGAAAATGACGGGTTCGAGAACATGCTCAGTGCAACAGGCGTTGATTTGACGTTGTAGATATTGCTGTTGACAAGGGAAGGGTGGGCGCTTCCAAAAACCCCGACGCCGGCCGTTCCCGACTGCTCAAACGTGCAATGGTTCACGTTCACGTAAGCGTCATAGACCCTCAACAACGCCCACTTGTAGCTCATATCCCCCGAAAGGGCGTACGGAAATACTCCGCCGTACCGAAAATAGCAGTATTGCAAAGAGTTGAGACTGTCGCTGCTGGAGGCGGTGAAGTCAACGGAGCTCCAGTCACCCGGGTTAGGCGTCGTCGCATTGCCGTCGTTGTTCGTGTCGCCGCCGTTGGAATCATCCTTAAATGACGTGAAGACGATCGGCTGGGAGGGCGTTCCGTTTGCAATGAGGGCGCCCTCGACCATGATGCCGTAGCTGTAGTAATAATTGTAGATGAACTTGATGACGACGCCGGGCTGGATCGTCAGAACGGCCCCCGGTGCCACGATCAGCTGGTCGATCATATAGCCGACGTTCGTGATGCCCGCGATGTTTCTCGTGGCGAGGATTGCATCCGAAGAAAGCGTCCCTTCCAATATTCTGATCCCTTTGCTGAGATTTGCCGTGAACGTAATGTTGGAAAATACGGGATTGGCAAGAAGGGACATGCCGATTGGGTCGGATTTACAATTGATAATGGAGACTTTACTCACAGCCGGCGTCGAACTGTTCTCGCATCGAAGCCCGAAATTATACGAATCCGAAAGCGTGCAATTTGAGATCGTTCCCCCCGCATCCGTGAACGTTACGAGGCCCCATGCAACAGAATTTTGATTGGGAAGACTGGACGTGTTCCCGCCGAACTTTAGAATGCAGCTGTCGAGTAAGCAGAAGGCGTCATCGCTGGTCCCCTGAAAACGAATCGTACTCCAGTCTCCGGCGCCGGGAAACGTTGCAGCCCCGTCGCCGTTCGTGTCGTGCGGATTGCCGACGTTGTCGTCTTTCAAGGAGGTAAACGTGACCATGCCTCCGGCTGCCGTCCCCTTAGCTTTGAAGCCGCCGTTGACATAGATTCCCGGTCCGCCCGACTTGACCACCACGCCGGGGGAAACCGTGACGTACACTCCCGAGTTGATCATGATGTCCCCCAGGAGCACGTACGTGATATTGACGATCCCTGCCACCGTCCTCTGAGGGATCGTTCCGTTGGCGACGACATTTTCTCCGATAAGACCGAGAGCCGTCCACGCAACGTTCGTAAAAGTATTTCCGACGAATGCCGGGTTTGCCGCCGTGGAAATGGCGATGGGGGTAAAGTCAGTATTGAAGATCGAGTTATTATTGATGTGAGGGTTGGATGATAAAGCGGCGTAGATTCCGTAGCGCGCATTTCCGATCTGACAGTTGGAAATTGTCGGGCTGGCGTTGAGGATCGTGATTTCGCCTTTGTAATAGAAGGTCGAGTTGTATTGATAGAGATAATACGGTTCCAGGTCCGCGTACGTAATTCTGCAGTAATTCAAGACGGAGGCAGAATCGCTGTTGGGTTCGAAAACGATTCCCGACCAGTCCCCAATGGCAGGGTTCGTGGCGGTTCCGTCCTTGTTGGTGTCATGCGGGTTTCCGAAAACATCGTCTTTGGCGGAGGTGAAAACGATCAAGCTGTCAGACGTCCCGTTGGCGACAAGTTTTCCCTGGACGGCGATGTGCTGGTCGGGCGAGTACGCTTTGATCACGATCCCTTTATTGATGTTCAGCGTCTTTCCCGTTGGCACGACAACCGTACCGAGCAGGAGGTAGGTCACATTCGTCTTGCTCGTGACCGACCTGATGGGAAGCGACGCGTTTGCCGACAACGTTTCGCCGATGATCCCGATGGCGTCGTAGGCGTTGTCGGAGAACGAAAATGCGTTGTTGTTGAATACCGGGTTGGCCGAGAATGACATCGCGATCGGCACGAGCTCGCTCGATCCGATGGTATTGTTGCTGAACATGGGACTCGAGGTTCCTTGGATCATCGCTCCGAAATGATTGTTTGCCATCGTGCAGCTGTCGATGACCGGGTTTGCATTGTACATCGTCACGGCGCCGATTCCTCCGTACCCCGCGAAGCTGGCCGCGCAATATTTCATCACGCAAAGAGAGTCGACCGACTGATCTTCAAATACAACACCCCCCCAATCATTGACCGACGGCGCGGTTGTCGTTCCGTCACCGTTGGTGTCCCCGTCAAGGTTGTCATCCTTATATGAGGTGAAACTGATCGGATGATTGATCGAGCCTACGGCCGAAAAGCCGCCGTTGACGTTCAAGTGAGCTCCGTTGCCGAATTTCAGGACATTCCCTGCGCATACTGTCACTACAGCGCCACTGTTGATGTAAAAGTCCTGCAAAAAAACATACGGGATCGAAGCCGT contains:
- a CDS encoding right-handed parallel beta-helix repeat-containing protein, producing MRISTIIISFFLFVGTGYAQTNLSGTIAADSVLTPAGNPYIVTGDVTVNAPHTLTVDSGVVVRFQANTGLYILGHLNARWAAFTSNKDTAGGFAQKGDWSGIQVGNYGMAGTALLDTCQVKYSGGVQADLYLVSGSAWINGCSISNSSKDCIVNMGGSLTLQGTTVSNASGNGLSLSGTSTTTVNASTISFSSWPVWCGASTAAILFNGVNNFMSNASNGINMAFTYSGSMVLDTASIPYVFLQDFYINSGAVVTVCAGNVLKFGNGAHLNVNGGFSAVGSINHPISFTSYKDDNLDGDTNGDGTTTAPSVNDWGGVVFEDQSVDSLCVMKYCAASFAGYGGIGAVTMYNANPVIDSCTMANNHFGAMIQGTSSPMFSNNTIGSSELVPIAMSFSANPVFNNNAFSFSDNAYDAIGIIGETLSANASLPIRSVTSKTNVTYLLLGTVVVPTGKTLNINKGIVIKAYSPDQHIAVQGKLVANGTSDSLIVFTSAKDDVFGNPHDTNKDGTATNPAIGDWSGIVFEPNSDSASVLNYCRITYADLEPYYLYQYNSTFYYKGEITILNASPTISNCQIGNARYGIYAALSSNPHINNNSIFNTDFTPIAISTAANPAFVGNTFTNVAWTALGLIGENVVANGTIPQRTVAGIVNITYVLLGDIMINSGVYVTVSPGVVVKSGGPGIYVNGGFKAKGTAAGGMVTFTSLKDDNVGNPHDTNGDGAATFPGAGDWSTIRFQGTSDDAFCLLDSCILKFGGNTSSLPNQNSVAWGLVTFTDAGGTISNCTLSDSYNFGLRCENSSTPAVSKVSIINCKSDPIGMSLLANPVFSNITFTANLSKGIRILEGTLSSDAILATRNIAGITNVGYMIDQLIVAPGAVLTIQPGVVIKFIYNYYYSYGIMVEGALIANGTPSQPIVFTSFKDDSNGGDTNNDGNATTPNPGDWSSVDFTASSSDSLNSLQYCYFRYGGVFPYALSGDMSYKWALLRVYDAYVNVNHCTFEQSGTAGVGVFGSAHPSLVNSNIYNVKSTPVALSMFSNPSFSTDSALNVGYMALGVVPETYSFDATVPVRNFGGYNDITYFLFSTCSINTGTTITVPAGIVFKNGQWVVNGGLTIKGTSSNPDVFTDPADDAYGNPKDTNGDGSATKPTIQSFSRITFNDVSVDSICAVRYGIFRFTDVGVSLQQAAPAITHCIFDSDNWGVSLNSVSTPSLDSCLFRNLVFAPMDISLVSYPRSTLADSICGTTYKAIGVITETLASDVTLAKRTFGGIHGIPYFFNDYTVGSNAVLTIAPGVILKFTPGTGMNVNKGLIAVGAASADSTIVFTDIRDDFYGGDTNSDTTTSHPTDTYWNGNWSYAYQGWTGISFADQSLDPMCTLSHCAFRYAGINQTWINNMYMYGAAVMAFNASPTITYSSLTNNGNGVAAFGSSNPAVNYCDIYNNLDNGINNVNKSFDLDARWNWWGNNSGPTNAGNPDGTGQTVTDSVNYVPFLGSGSANPIAGDVSLNGYVQAYDASLILKYVVNPSGDTLNAIQQSVADVSGAMGITAYDASLVLQYVVGLINVFPSEIASSTKQLSRQGKELIALEKATHALLTVESTGAGRGDSLVVMLDLQNAAGVASAEITLKYDPSVFTFLKGGTTDASNGFSFESFSNQAAGTTKLALAGTGVMKNSGAFAYAAFRVSNDVRGTIDSKIEVERFVANETDLTSSAAAGSIKVVGKPTSYSLDQNYPNPFNPSTTIGYQLPEDNTHVRLTIYSMTGQAVKTLVDENQKAGTYRVVWNGTNNAGAHISSGVYFYRMTAGKFVQVKKLLLLK